The Pseudomonas extremaustralis genome contains a region encoding:
- a CDS encoding DUF2474 domain-containing protein yields MSGKPTLHEIEQAEKQPLWRRLGWLAMIWTGSVLALFVVASLMRMFMNAAGLTTH; encoded by the coding sequence ATGTCCGGCAAACCGACGTTGCACGAAATCGAACAGGCCGAGAAACAGCCGTTGTGGCGGCGCCTGGGGTGGCTGGCGATGATCTGGACCGGCAGCGTGCTGGCCCTGTTCGTTGTCGCCAGCCTGATGCGCATGTTCATGAATGCGGCCGGCCTGACCACCCACTGA
- a CDS encoding methyltransferase → MPLLDSPFAQLDLIRQPEQHNDPLQAFDAADEYLLSYLAEQQPDAATRVLVLNDSFGALAASLAGRVQVTSSGDSFLAAQGLEKNLVRNGKAFDAVPFIPASRLPGGPFDRVLIRVPKTLALLEEQLIRLQGQLAPGAEVIAGAMVKHLPRAAGELLERYIGPMHASLALKKARLLIATVGERPAAVSPYPTRYTLDAPAIELLNHANVFCRESLDIGTRAFLPHLPTNLGSARVADLGCGNGVLAIASALHNPDAQYTLVDESFMAVQSALENWQAALGARDVSVRADDGLAGQAPQSLDVVLCNPPFHQQQVVGDFLAWRMFQQAREALVVGGALYIVGNRHLGYHSKLARLFRGVEQVAATPKFVILKARK, encoded by the coding sequence ATGCCCCTGCTCGACAGCCCCTTCGCCCAGCTCGATCTGATCCGCCAGCCAGAGCAACATAACGATCCGCTGCAAGCCTTCGACGCCGCCGACGAGTACCTGCTCAGCTATCTGGCCGAGCAGCAGCCGGATGCCGCGACCCGTGTGCTGGTGCTCAACGACAGCTTCGGCGCGCTGGCGGCCAGCCTGGCCGGCCGGGTGCAGGTGACGTCCAGCGGCGACTCGTTCCTGGCCGCCCAGGGCCTGGAGAAAAACCTGGTGCGCAACGGCAAAGCCTTTGATGCGGTGCCGTTCATTCCCGCCAGCCGGTTGCCAGGCGGGCCGTTCGACCGGGTGCTGATCCGTGTGCCCAAGACCCTGGCGCTGCTCGAGGAACAGCTGATCCGTCTGCAGGGCCAACTGGCGCCGGGCGCCGAAGTGATTGCCGGGGCGATGGTCAAGCACCTGCCTCGGGCGGCGGGCGAGTTGTTGGAGCGTTATATCGGGCCGATGCATGCGTCGCTCGCGCTGAAAAAGGCCCGGCTGTTGATCGCCACCGTTGGCGAGCGCCCTGCCGCCGTCTCGCCTTACCCCACCCGTTACACCCTTGATGCTCCCGCCATCGAACTGTTGAACCACGCCAACGTGTTCTGCCGCGAAAGCCTGGACATCGGCACGCGCGCGTTCCTGCCCCACCTGCCGACAAACCTGGGCAGTGCCCGCGTGGCAGACCTGGGGTGCGGCAACGGCGTCCTGGCGATTGCCAGCGCGCTGCACAACCCCGATGCCCAGTACACCCTGGTGGACGAGTCCTTCATGGCCGTGCAATCGGCGCTGGAGAATTGGCAAGCCGCCCTCGGCGCACGGGACGTGAGCGTACGTGCCGACGATGGCTTGGCCGGCCAGGCGCCGCAATCCCTGGATGTGGTGCTGTGCAATCCGCCGTTCCACCAGCAGCAGGTGGTCGGCGACTTCCTCGCCTGGCGCATGTTCCAGCAGGCACGGGAAGCCCTGGTGGTCGGCGGCGCCCTCTATATAGTCGGCAACCGTCACCTGGGTTATCACAGCAAATTGGCGCGGCTGTTCCGTGGCGTCGAACAAGTGGCAGCCACGCCGAAGTTCGTCATCCTCAAAGCGCGCAAATAA
- a CDS encoding helix-turn-helix transcriptional regulator, giving the protein MVNWRNTRLPKLKGENEVTSVFEMVVNHTQELGFQFCSFTMSSQLTSNRTKPINVNNYPNEWNTLYQRAHFFDIDPVVAHCKRCVLPILWEEKAFRAAPNLWELARSYGVHLGWTQAVHDFQGVFSMLTLGRGKGTVSPEELYEKAGQVLWMCHALHAVVAQTYVKVPSLSPANTLSPRETEILKWSAMGKTAADIATILCLSERTVGFHICSCFKKLGVNNKIAAVLCASKAGLF; this is encoded by the coding sequence ATGGTCAACTGGCGCAATACACGACTCCCCAAACTGAAAGGCGAGAACGAGGTCACCAGCGTTTTCGAGATGGTCGTCAACCACACTCAGGAACTCGGCTTCCAATTCTGTTCCTTTACGATGAGTTCACAACTCACCAGCAATAGAACGAAACCCATCAACGTCAACAATTACCCCAACGAATGGAACACCTTGTATCAACGCGCGCACTTCTTCGACATAGACCCTGTCGTCGCCCACTGCAAACGTTGCGTGTTGCCGATCCTCTGGGAAGAAAAAGCCTTTCGCGCCGCGCCTAACTTGTGGGAGCTGGCCCGCTCCTACGGCGTGCACTTGGGCTGGACCCAGGCGGTCCACGATTTCCAGGGTGTGTTCAGCATGCTGACCCTGGGCCGCGGCAAAGGCACGGTCAGCCCCGAGGAATTGTACGAAAAGGCCGGCCAGGTCCTGTGGATGTGCCATGCGCTGCATGCGGTCGTGGCGCAGACGTACGTCAAGGTACCCAGCCTCAGCCCTGCCAATACATTGAGCCCGCGAGAAACGGAAATCCTCAAGTGGTCTGCCATGGGCAAGACTGCAGCGGACATCGCCACCATCCTGTGCCTGTCCGAACGTACGGTGGGCTTTCATATCTGCAGTTGCTTCAAAAAGCTGGGGGTCAACAACAAGATCGCTGCCGTGTTGTGTGCCTCCAAGGCCGGTTTGTTTTAG
- the mscL gene encoding large-conductance mechanosensitive channel protein MscL codes for MGVISEFKAFAVKGNVVDMAVGIIIGAAFGKIVSSFVGDVVMPPLGLLIGGVDFGDLAITLKAAQGDVPAVVLAYGKFIQSVIDFLIVAFAIFMGVKAINRLKREEAVAPSLPPTPTKEEVLLGEIRDLLKAQNDKPL; via the coding sequence ATGGGCGTGATCAGTGAGTTCAAGGCCTTCGCGGTCAAAGGTAATGTGGTCGATATGGCCGTCGGTATTATCATCGGCGCCGCCTTCGGCAAAATTGTTTCTTCGTTTGTCGGCGACGTGGTGATGCCGCCCCTGGGTCTGTTGATCGGCGGCGTGGACTTCGGTGATCTGGCGATAACGCTCAAAGCGGCGCAGGGCGACGTACCCGCAGTGGTGCTGGCCTACGGCAAGTTCATCCAGAGCGTGATCGACTTCCTGATCGTCGCGTTTGCGATCTTCATGGGCGTGAAGGCGATCAACCGCCTCAAGCGCGAAGAAGCCGTGGCCCCGAGTTTGCCGCCGACGCCGACCAAGGAAGAAGTCTTGCTGGGTGAAATCCGGGATCTGCTCAAGGCACAGAACGACAAGCCGCTGTAA
- the katB gene encoding catalase KatB yields the protein MKKPNSRGPVSARYALVLVTASLLSLSVQAANLTRDNGAAVGDNQNSQTAGANGPVLLQDVQLIQKLQRFDRERIPERVVHARGTGAHGTFTVTDSLSDLTKAKVFAAGEATPVFVRFSSVVHGNHSPETLRDPRGFATKFYTADGNWDLVGNNFPTFFIRDAIKFPDMVHAFKPDPRTNLDDDSRRFDFFSHIPESTRTLTELYSNAGTPASYREMDGNGVHAYKLINAKGEVHYVKFHWKSLQGLKNLDPKQVAEVQGRDYSHMTQDLVTHINKGDFPKWDLYVQVLKPEDLAKFDFDPLDATKIWPNVAERKVGQMVLNRNPANVFQETEQVAMAPANLVPGIEPSEDRLLQGRVFSYADTQMYRLGANALQLPINAPRVTVNNGNQDGAMNGGKTSSGVNYQPSRLEPREEPQTARYSQSALVGSTQQAKIQREQNFKQAGDLYRSYSQKERQDLIDNFGGSLATTDDTSKHIILSFLYKADPEYGTGVAKVAKGDLARVKALAQKLTD from the coding sequence ATGAAAAAACCAAACAGCCGCGGGCCCGTGTCGGCACGCTACGCGCTGGTACTGGTGACTGCCAGCCTGTTGTCCCTTTCCGTGCAGGCCGCCAACCTGACGCGGGACAACGGTGCCGCCGTCGGTGACAACCAGAATTCGCAAACCGCCGGTGCCAACGGCCCGGTGCTGCTGCAGGACGTTCAACTGATCCAGAAGCTGCAGCGGTTTGACCGCGAACGCATCCCGGAGCGCGTGGTGCATGCCCGTGGCACTGGTGCCCATGGCACCTTCACGGTGACTGACAGCCTCAGCGACCTGACCAAAGCCAAGGTCTTCGCCGCAGGCGAGGCCACCCCGGTGTTCGTGCGTTTCTCTTCCGTGGTCCACGGCAACCACTCTCCGGAGACGCTGCGTGACCCGCGCGGCTTCGCCACCAAGTTCTACACCGCTGACGGCAACTGGGACTTGGTCGGCAACAATTTCCCGACGTTCTTTATCCGCGATGCGATCAAGTTCCCGGACATGGTCCACGCCTTCAAGCCGGACCCACGCACGAACCTGGATGACGACTCCCGTCGCTTCGACTTTTTCTCCCATATCCCCGAGTCCACGCGCACGCTCACCGAGTTGTATTCCAACGCCGGCACCCCGGCCAGCTATCGGGAAATGGACGGCAATGGCGTACATGCCTACAAGTTGATCAACGCCAAGGGCGAAGTGCACTACGTCAAGTTCCACTGGAAGAGCCTGCAAGGCCTCAAAAATCTTGATCCCAAGCAAGTCGCCGAGGTACAGGGCCGTGACTACAGTCACATGACTCAAGACTTGGTCACCCATATCAACAAGGGCGACTTCCCCAAGTGGGACCTGTATGTGCAGGTACTCAAGCCTGAAGACTTGGCCAAGTTCGATTTCGACCCGCTGGATGCCACCAAGATCTGGCCGAACGTAGCCGAGCGCAAAGTCGGGCAGATGGTGCTGAACCGCAACCCGGCCAATGTCTTCCAGGAGACCGAGCAAGTGGCCATGGCCCCGGCCAACCTGGTGCCAGGCATCGAGCCGTCCGAGGACCGCCTGCTGCAAGGCCGCGTATTCTCCTACGCCGACACGCAGATGTACCGCCTGGGCGCCAATGCCCTGCAACTGCCGATCAACGCCCCACGGGTCACCGTCAACAACGGCAACCAGGATGGCGCGATGAACGGTGGCAAGACCAGCAGCGGCGTGAACTACCAGCCAAGCCGCCTGGAGCCTCGCGAAGAGCCGCAAACGGCGCGCTACAGCCAGTCGGCGTTGGTGGGCAGCACCCAGCAGGCGAAGATTCAGCGTGAGCAGAACTTCAAGCAGGCCGGCGACTTGTACCGCTCCTACAGCCAGAAAGAGCGTCAGGACTTGATCGACAACTTCGGCGGCTCCTTGGCGACCACCGATGACACGAGCAAGCACATCATCCTGTCGTTCCTCTACAAGGCCGACCCGGAGTACGGCACCGGCGTGGCGAAGGTCGCCAAGGGTGACCTGGCGCGCGTGAAGGCGCTGGCGCAAAAACTCACCGACTAA
- a CDS encoding carbon starvation CstA family protein: MKNNNSLLRHLPWLVLAIVGACALGVVALRRGEAINALWIVVAAVAIYLVAYRYYSLFIANNVMQLDPRRATPAVVNNDGLDFVPTNKHILFGHHFAAIAGAGPLVGPVLAAQMGYLPGTLWLIAGVVLAGAVQDFMVLFLSTRRNGRSLGDMVREEMGRIPGTIALFGCFLIMIIILAVLALIVVKALAESPWGIFTVMATIPIAMFMGIYMRYIRPGRIGEISIIGVLLLLGSIWLGGQIAADPVWAKVFSFTGIQITWMLIGYGFVAAVLPVWLILAPRDYLSTFLKIGTIVALAIGILVTMPDLKMPALTQFIDGTGPVWKGGLFPFLFITIACGAVSGFHALIASGTTPKLLASEGHARYIGYGGMLMESFVAIMAMVAASVIEPGVYFAMNSPAAIVGSDVVTVAQTVSSWGFAITPEALSAVAHDIGETTVLARAGGAPTLAVGIAQILHSVLPGENTMAFWYHFAILFEALFILTAVDAGTRAGRFMLQDLLGSFVPALKRTESWTANLIATAGCVAMWGYLLYQGVIDPLGGINTLWPLFGISNQMLAGIALMLATVVLIKMKRQRYIWVTMLPAVWLLICTTTAGFIKLFDANPAIGFLSLAKKYSDALAGGQILAPAKSIDQMQHVIWNAYTNATLTALFLFVVFSILFYALKVGVAAWGNKERTDKEAPFQAVPDA, from the coding sequence ATGAAGAATAATAATAGCCTGCTACGCCACTTACCCTGGCTGGTGCTGGCAATCGTAGGTGCGTGCGCCCTGGGCGTAGTGGCATTGCGCCGCGGCGAGGCAATCAATGCCTTGTGGATTGTGGTCGCAGCCGTGGCCATTTATCTGGTCGCGTATCGTTACTACAGTCTGTTCATCGCCAACAACGTGATGCAACTCGATCCACGACGGGCCACCCCCGCAGTGGTCAATAACGACGGTCTGGACTTCGTGCCGACCAACAAACACATCCTTTTCGGTCACCACTTTGCGGCGATTGCCGGTGCAGGCCCCTTGGTCGGCCCGGTGCTGGCGGCGCAAATGGGTTATCTGCCCGGCACCCTGTGGCTGATCGCAGGCGTAGTACTGGCCGGTGCGGTTCAGGACTTCATGGTGCTGTTCCTGTCCACTCGTCGCAACGGTCGTTCCCTGGGGGACATGGTTCGCGAAGAGATGGGCCGCATTCCAGGGACCATCGCGCTGTTCGGCTGCTTCCTGATCATGATCATCATCCTCGCGGTGCTGGCGCTGATCGTGGTCAAGGCCCTGGCCGAGAGCCCATGGGGCATCTTCACGGTGATGGCGACCATCCCGATCGCGATGTTCATGGGCATCTACATGCGCTACATCCGTCCGGGTCGCATCGGTGAGATTTCGATCATCGGCGTGCTGTTGCTGCTCGGTTCGATCTGGCTGGGCGGGCAGATTGCCGCCGACCCGGTCTGGGCCAAGGTCTTCAGTTTCACCGGCATCCAGATCACCTGGATGCTGATCGGCTACGGTTTCGTCGCTGCGGTACTGCCGGTGTGGCTGATCCTGGCACCGCGTGACTACCTGTCCACCTTCCTCAAGATCGGCACCATTGTCGCCTTGGCCATCGGCATCCTGGTGACCATGCCCGACCTGAAAATGCCGGCGCTGACCCAGTTCATCGATGGCACCGGCCCGGTGTGGAAGGGCGGCCTGTTCCCATTCCTGTTCATCACTATTGCCTGCGGTGCGGTCTCGGGCTTCCACGCGCTGATCGCTTCGGGCACCACGCCGAAGTTGCTGGCCAGTGAAGGCCATGCCCGGTACATCGGGTATGGCGGCATGTTGATGGAGTCGTTCGTGGCCATCATGGCGATGGTTGCCGCGTCGGTGATCGAGCCTGGCGTGTACTTCGCCATGAACAGCCCGGCGGCGATTGTCGGCAGCGATGTCGTTACCGTTGCGCAAACCGTCAGCAGCTGGGGCTTTGCGATTACGCCTGAAGCGCTGTCGGCCGTGGCCCATGACATCGGCGAAACCACCGTCCTGGCCCGTGCCGGCGGTGCGCCGACGCTCGCCGTGGGGATCGCGCAGATCCTGCACAGTGTGCTGCCGGGTGAAAACACCATGGCGTTCTGGTACCACTTTGCGATCCTGTTCGAAGCGCTGTTCATTCTGACGGCGGTCGACGCCGGTACCCGTGCCGGTCGCTTCATGCTGCAGGACCTGCTGGGTTCCTTCGTGCCGGCGCTCAAGCGCACCGAGTCGTGGACCGCCAACCTGATCGCGACGGCGGGTTGCGTGGCGATGTGGGGGTATCTGCTGTACCAGGGCGTGATCGACCCATTGGGTGGCATCAACACCTTGTGGCCGCTGTTCGGTATCTCCAACCAGATGCTGGCAGGTATCGCGCTGATGCTGGCGACCGTTGTGCTGATCAAAATGAAACGCCAGCGCTACATCTGGGTGACCATGCTGCCGGCAGTATGGCTGCTGATCTGCACCACCACGGCGGGCTTCATCAAGCTGTTCGACGCCAACCCGGCGATCGGCTTCCTGTCGCTGGCCAAGAAGTACAGCGATGCGCTGGCAGGCGGCCAGATCCTGGCTCCGGCCAAGAGCATCGACCAGATGCAGCATGTGATCTGGAACGCGTACACCAACGCCACACTGACCGCGCTGTTCCTGTTCGTGGTATTCAGCATCCTGTTCTATGCGCTCAAGGTCGGCGTCGCCGCCTGGGGCAACAAAGAACGTACGGATAAAGAAGCCCCGTTCCAGGCAGTACCGGACGCTTGA
- the yjiA gene encoding GTPase, translated as MSSPIPVTVLSGFLGAGKTTLLRHLLKAEHGLKIAVIENEFSDAGIDTQLLGAEPVQVMTLSNGCVCCTIHTDLTKALYLLLERLDSGEIAFDRLVIECTGLADPAPVAQTFFIDEELRERYILDGIITLVDAAHAEHHLTQTIAQAQIGFADRLLVSKRDLVDDASFEALSQRLTRINRRAPIRVVDHGAIDLAELLDVRGFNLNASMSLRPVSATPSVDRISSLVLRTEQPLDIDRLSEFMNELLEDHGKQLLRYKGVLNIAGEDRRMVFQGVLKLYGFDWDTEWAEGEVRESVIVFIADELPEDKIREGFAKVYQA; from the coding sequence TTGTCCTCTCCCATCCCCGTCACCGTCCTCAGTGGCTTCCTCGGCGCCGGCAAGACCACCTTGCTGCGCCACCTGCTCAAAGCCGAGCACGGCTTGAAAATCGCCGTGATCGAAAACGAATTCAGCGACGCCGGTATCGACACCCAACTGCTGGGCGCCGAGCCCGTGCAAGTCATGACCCTGTCCAACGGCTGCGTGTGCTGCACCATCCACACCGACCTGACCAAAGCCCTGTATCTGCTGCTCGAGCGCCTGGACAGCGGCGAGATCGCCTTCGACCGCCTGGTGATCGAATGCACCGGCCTGGCCGACCCGGCCCCCGTGGCCCAGACCTTTTTCATCGATGAAGAACTGCGCGAGCGTTACATCCTCGACGGCATCATCACCCTGGTGGACGCCGCCCACGCCGAACACCACCTGACCCAGACCATCGCCCAGGCGCAGATCGGGTTTGCCGATCGCCTGCTGGTGAGCAAGCGCGACCTGGTGGACGACGCCAGCTTCGAGGCCCTCAGCCAGCGCCTGACCCGCATCAACCGTCGCGCGCCGATTCGTGTGGTCGACCACGGCGCCATCGACCTGGCCGAACTGCTCGATGTGCGCGGCTTCAACCTCAATGCCAGCATGAGCCTGCGCCCGGTCAGCGCCACGCCGTCCGTCGACCGTATTTCCAGCCTGGTGCTGCGTACCGAGCAGCCGCTGGATATCGATCGCCTCAGCGAGTTCATGAACGAGTTGTTGGAAGACCACGGCAAGCAATTGCTGCGCTACAAGGGCGTGCTGAACATTGCAGGGGAAGACCGGCGCATGGTGTTTCAGGGCGTGCTGAAACTCTACGGCTTCGATTGGGATACCGAATGGGCCGAGGGGGAAGTGCGGGAGAGTGTGATTGTGTTTATTGCCGATGAGTTGCCGGAAGACAAGATTCGCGAGGGTTTTGCGAAGGTCTATCAAGCCTAA
- a CDS encoding PilZ domain-containing protein — protein sequence MTEQASDRRRFRRIAFDAKTELRQNGKEWPVQLVDLSLKGLLAQRPGDWKGNKALPFDVDIRLDPKTPIKMQVRLAHDAHGLLGFVCQHIDLDSISHLRRVIELNLGDQHDLDRELAALLE from the coding sequence ATGACCGAGCAAGCGTCTGATCGCCGTCGTTTCCGCCGGATAGCCTTTGATGCCAAGACAGAACTTCGGCAAAACGGCAAGGAATGGCCGGTACAGTTGGTGGATTTATCGCTAAAAGGCTTGCTGGCGCAACGGCCTGGGGACTGGAAGGGAAATAAGGCGCTGCCGTTCGATGTCGATATACGTCTGGATCCAAAGACCCCGATAAAGATGCAAGTGCGCCTGGCCCACGACGCACACGGCCTGCTGGGCTTTGTATGCCAGCACATCGACCTGGACTCGATCAGCCACTTGCGGCGGGTGATCGAGTTGAACCTCGGCGATCAGCACGATTTGGATCGGGAGTTGGCCGCCCTACTCGAATAA
- a CDS encoding YbdD/YjiX family protein, which yields MFNDISRLGKYLGQAARLMVGMPDYDTYVEHMQTKHPDKPMMDYKAFFRERQEARYGGKGGPKCC from the coding sequence ATGTTCAATGACATCAGTCGCCTCGGTAAATACCTCGGTCAGGCCGCGCGCCTGATGGTCGGCATGCCCGACTACGACACCTACGTCGAGCATATGCAAACCAAGCACCCGGACAAGCCGATGATGGACTACAAGGCGTTCTTCCGGGAACGCCAGGAAGCCCGTTACGGCGGCAAGGGTGGGCCCAAGTGCTGTTAA
- a CDS encoding ankyrin repeat domain-containing protein: MRTFIGALLACWALSGVAGQPLPNDAAALKAQLQGYYFDAARRGDLPMLDTFIDAGFPLNTQDDKGYTALILAAYHGESAYVERLLAAGADACVQDKRGNTALMGAIFKGELKIAQRLLTTDCNPDQRNGAGQTAAMYAGLFKRIELLDELKAKGADLNAEDPLGNSASRLASGEIRTPAPR; the protein is encoded by the coding sequence ATGCGTACCTTCATCGGGGCGCTGCTGGCCTGCTGGGCGCTGAGCGGGGTTGCCGGGCAGCCTTTGCCCAATGATGCGGCCGCGCTCAAGGCGCAATTGCAAGGCTACTACTTCGATGCCGCCCGCCGCGGCGACCTGCCCATGCTCGATACCTTCATCGACGCCGGCTTCCCCCTCAATACCCAGGACGACAAGGGCTACACCGCACTGATCCTCGCCGCCTACCACGGCGAAAGCGCCTACGTGGAGCGTCTACTCGCCGCTGGCGCCGATGCCTGTGTGCAGGACAAGCGCGGCAACACCGCGCTGATGGGCGCGATCTTCAAGGGCGAGCTGAAGATTGCCCAGCGCCTGTTGACCACCGACTGCAACCCCGACCAGCGCAACGGTGCCGGGCAGACCGCCGCCATGTACGCCGGGTTGTTCAAACGCATCGAGTTGCTCGACGAATTGAAGGCCAAGGGCGCCGACCTGAACGCCGAAGATCCGCTCGGCAACAGTGCTTCACGATTGGCCAGCGGTGAAATCCGGACCCCGGCGCCGCGCTGA
- the radA gene encoding DNA repair protein RadA, translating to MAKAKRMYGCTECGATFPKWAGQCTECGAWNTLTETMIESGGAAAPSGRSGWTGQQAQIKTLAEVSVEEVPRFSTASGELDRVLGGGLVDGSVVLIGGDPGIGKSTILLQTLCSIASRMPALYVTGEESQQQVAMRARRLGLPQDRLRVMTETCIESIIATARIEKPKVMVIDSIQTIFTEQLQSAPGGVSQVRESAALLVRYAKQSGTAIFLVGHVTKEGALAGPRVLEHMVDTVLYFEGESDGRLRLLRAVKNRFGAVNELGVFAMTDRGLKEVSNPSAIFLTRAQEEVPGSVVMATWEGTRPMLVEVQALVDDSHLANPRRVTLGLDQNRLAMLLAVLHRHGGIPTHDQDVFLNVVGGVKVLETASDLALMAAVMSSLRNRPLPHDLLVFGEVGLSGEVRPVPSGQERLKEAAKHGFKRAIVPKGNAPKEAPPGLQVIGVTRLEQALDALFE from the coding sequence ATGGCAAAGGCCAAGCGCATGTACGGCTGCACGGAGTGCGGCGCGACCTTTCCCAAGTGGGCCGGCCAGTGCACCGAATGCGGCGCATGGAACACCCTCACGGAGACCATGATCGAAAGCGGTGGTGCCGCGGCGCCCAGCGGTCGTTCCGGCTGGACCGGGCAACAGGCACAAATCAAGACCCTGGCTGAAGTCAGCGTCGAAGAGGTGCCACGGTTCTCCACGGCGTCCGGTGAACTCGACCGTGTGCTCGGCGGTGGCCTGGTGGATGGCTCGGTGGTGCTGATCGGCGGTGACCCCGGCATCGGCAAGTCGACCATCCTGCTGCAAACCCTGTGCAGCATCGCCAGCCGCATGCCGGCGTTGTACGTCACCGGCGAAGAATCCCAGCAACAGGTGGCCATGCGTGCCCGTCGCCTCGGTTTGCCCCAGGACCGGTTGCGGGTCATGACCGAAACCTGCATCGAAAGCATCATCGCCACGGCCCGGATCGAAAAGCCCAAGGTCATGGTGATCGACTCGATCCAGACGATTTTCACCGAGCAACTGCAATCGGCGCCGGGCGGCGTGTCCCAGGTGCGCGAGAGTGCGGCGCTGCTGGTGCGCTATGCCAAGCAAAGCGGCACGGCGATTTTCCTGGTCGGCCACGTGACCAAGGAGGGCGCATTGGCCGGGCCGCGGGTGTTGGAGCACATGGTCGACACTGTGTTGTATTTCGAGGGTGAATCCGACGGTCGCTTGCGTTTGCTGCGGGCGGTGAAGAACCGCTTCGGCGCGGTGAACGAGCTGGGTGTGTTCGCCATGACGGATCGGGGGCTGAAAGAAGTCTCCAACCCCTCGGCGATTTTTCTCACCCGTGCCCAGGAAGAAGTCCCAGGCAGTGTGGTCATGGCGACGTGGGAAGGCACCCGACCGATGCTGGTGGAGGTCCAGGCGTTGGTGGATGACAGCCATCTGGCCAACCCGCGCCGCGTCACCTTGGGCCTGGATCAGAACCGCCTGGCGATGCTGTTGGCGGTGTTGCACCGTCACGGCGGCATACCGACCCACGACCAGGACGTGTTCCTCAACGTGGTGGGCGGGGTCAAGGTGCTGGAGACCGCGTCCGACCTGGCATTGATGGCGGCCGTGATGTCCAGCCTGCGCAACCGGCCATTGCCCCACGACCTGCTGGTGTTCGGCGAAGTCGGTCTGTCGGGCGAAGTGCGACCGGTGCCGAGCGGCCAGGAGCGCCTGAAGGAAGCGGCCAAGCATGGCTTCAAGCGCGCCATCGTGCCCAAGGGCAACGCGCCGAAGGAGGCACCGCCGGGGTTGCAGGTGATTGGGGTGACGCGTCTGGAGCAGGCGCTGGACGCGTTATTCGAGTAG
- a CDS encoding ferredoxin--NADP reductase, which yields MTASAEKFTRQTLLDVQSLTPSLFTLRTTRDPGFRFTAGQFVRLGVTKADGSTVWRAYSVVSSPFDEHLDFFSIVVPGGEFTSELSRLRVGDTLMVERQATGFLTLNRFVDGRDLWMLGTGTGVAPFLSILQDFEVWEKFERIILVYSAREAKELAYQSLIHELGEREYLAEYAHKFTYIPIVTREQHPGALNGRITTLIENGELERAAGVALSPEHSRVLICGNPQMVDDTRQLLKQRDMQLSLSRRPGQVAVENYW from the coding sequence ATGACGGCCAGTGCTGAGAAATTTACCCGCCAGACCTTGCTCGATGTGCAATCGCTGACCCCCAGCCTGTTCACGCTGCGAACCACCCGTGACCCGGGTTTCCGTTTTACCGCGGGGCAGTTCGTGCGGCTGGGCGTGACCAAGGCGGATGGCAGCACGGTGTGGCGCGCTTATTCAGTGGTGTCTTCACCGTTTGACGAGCACTTGGATTTCTTCTCCATCGTCGTCCCGGGCGGGGAGTTCACCAGTGAACTGAGCCGCCTGCGGGTCGGCGATACCTTGATGGTGGAGCGCCAGGCCACGGGGTTCCTGACGTTGAACCGTTTCGTCGATGGCCGTGACTTGTGGATGTTGGGCACCGGCACCGGGGTGGCGCCGTTCCTGTCGATCCTGCAGGACTTCGAAGTCTGGGAGAAATTCGAGCGCATCATCCTGGTGTACAGCGCCCGTGAAGCGAAGGAGCTGGCCTACCAGTCACTGATCCACGAACTGGGCGAGCGTGAATACCTCGCTGAGTACGCACACAAGTTCACTTACATCCCGATCGTCACTCGCGAGCAACACCCCGGTGCATTGAACGGGCGCATTACCACGTTGATCGAAAATGGCGAATTGGAACGGGCGGCCGGCGTCGCGTTGAGCCCCGAGCACTCCCGTGTACTGATTTGCGGCAACCCGCAAATGGTCGATGACACCCGCCAGTTGCTCAAGCAGCGCGATATGCAATTGAGCTTGAGTCGCCGGCCGGGCCAGGTGGCCGTGGAAAATTACTGGTAA